The following proteins are encoded in a genomic region of Amblyraja radiata isolate CabotCenter1 chromosome 19, sAmbRad1.1.pri, whole genome shotgun sequence:
- the LOC116983936 gene encoding NADH-cytochrome b5 reductase 3-like isoform X1, which produces MERRDCYEGGVWLDSALWYFSLYLLHGLSVVVQSDTVCKVLLSLLSSLLDVFLKLLGLRKNGPPITLEDPNTKYPLRLIDKEIVTRDTRRFRFALPSPNHVLGLPIGQHVYLSARISGQLVVKPYTPVSSDDDRGYVDLVIKVYFKGVHPKFPEGGKMSQHLESLRLQDTVDVRGPSGLLVYKGRGQFAIRPDKKSEAKVKEVKKVGMIAGGTGITPMLQLIRAIVKDPEDTTICHLLFANQSEKDILLQAELEEIEAENPHSVIIWYTLDKAPEGWKYSEGFVSEQMIRDHLPPPADDVLILMCGPPPMIEFACNPNLDKLGYGQDTRFAY; this is translated from the exons ATGGAGAGAAGGGATTGCTATGAAGGAGGTGTTTGGCTGGACTCTGCTCTCTGGTATTTCTCTCTATACCTGTTGCACGGGTTGAGTGTAGTCGTGCAGTCTGATACTGTATGTAAA GTGCTCCTCTCTCTCCTGAGTTCATTGCTTGATGTCTTCCTGAAGCTATTGGGGCTGAGGAAGAATGGTCCACCCATCACACTGGAAGACCCAAACACCAAGTATCCGCTGAGGCTGATCGATAAAGAG ATTGTGACCCGTGACACCAGGAGGTTCCGCTTCGCCCTCCCGTCCCCGAATCATGTGCTGGGGCTGCCTATCG GGCAGCATGTCTACCTGTCGGCCAGGATCAGCGGGCAGCTGGTGGTGAAGCCCTACACCCCCGTCTCCAGCGATGATGACAGAGGCTACGTGGACCTGGTGATTAAG GTTTACTTCAAAGGAGTTCACCCCAAGTTCCCCGAGGGGGGGAAGATGTCGCAGCACCTGGAGAGTCTGCGGCTGCAGGACACGGTGGACGTCCGCGGCCCCAGCGGCCTGCTGGTGTACAAGGGCCGAG GGCAATTTGCCATTCGTCCGGACAAGAAGTCTGAAGCCAAGGTCAAGGAGGTGAAGAAAGTGGGCATGATCGCTGGTGGCACAG GCATCACCCCCATGCTCCAGCTGATCCGAGCCATCGTCAAGGATCCCGAGGACACCACAATTTGCCATCTGCTGTTTGCCAACCAG AGTGAGAAGGACATTCTTCTGCAAGCCGAGCTGGAGGAAATTGAAGCCGAGAATCCTCACTCTGTGATCATCTGGTACACCTTGGATAAAGCTCCTGAAG gctGGAAATACAGTGAGGGGTTTGTGAGTGAGCAGATGATCCGGGACCACCTGCCCCCGCCAGCAGACGATGTGCTGATCCTGATGTGTGGCCCCCCGCCCATGATAGAGTTCGCCTGTAACCCCAACCTGGACAAACTGGGCTACGGCCAGGACACGCGGTTTGCGTATTGA
- the LOC116983936 gene encoding NADH-cytochrome b5 reductase 3-like isoform X2, with product MLGRVVAVLLSLLSSLLDVFLKLLGLRKNGPPITLEDPNTKYPLRLIDKEIVTRDTRRFRFALPSPNHVLGLPIGQHVYLSARISGQLVVKPYTPVSSDDDRGYVDLVIKVYFKGVHPKFPEGGKMSQHLESLRLQDTVDVRGPSGLLVYKGRGQFAIRPDKKSEAKVKEVKKVGMIAGGTGITPMLQLIRAIVKDPEDTTICHLLFANQSEKDILLQAELEEIEAENPHSVIIWYTLDKAPEGWKYSEGFVSEQMIRDHLPPPADDVLILMCGPPPMIEFACNPNLDKLGYGQDTRFAY from the exons ATGTTGGGCCGAGTGGTGGCG GTGCTCCTCTCTCTCCTGAGTTCATTGCTTGATGTCTTCCTGAAGCTATTGGGGCTGAGGAAGAATGGTCCACCCATCACACTGGAAGACCCAAACACCAAGTATCCGCTGAGGCTGATCGATAAAGAG ATTGTGACCCGTGACACCAGGAGGTTCCGCTTCGCCCTCCCGTCCCCGAATCATGTGCTGGGGCTGCCTATCG GGCAGCATGTCTACCTGTCGGCCAGGATCAGCGGGCAGCTGGTGGTGAAGCCCTACACCCCCGTCTCCAGCGATGATGACAGAGGCTACGTGGACCTGGTGATTAAG GTTTACTTCAAAGGAGTTCACCCCAAGTTCCCCGAGGGGGGGAAGATGTCGCAGCACCTGGAGAGTCTGCGGCTGCAGGACACGGTGGACGTCCGCGGCCCCAGCGGCCTGCTGGTGTACAAGGGCCGAG GGCAATTTGCCATTCGTCCGGACAAGAAGTCTGAAGCCAAGGTCAAGGAGGTGAAGAAAGTGGGCATGATCGCTGGTGGCACAG GCATCACCCCCATGCTCCAGCTGATCCGAGCCATCGTCAAGGATCCCGAGGACACCACAATTTGCCATCTGCTGTTTGCCAACCAG AGTGAGAAGGACATTCTTCTGCAAGCCGAGCTGGAGGAAATTGAAGCCGAGAATCCTCACTCTGTGATCATCTGGTACACCTTGGATAAAGCTCCTGAAG gctGGAAATACAGTGAGGGGTTTGTGAGTGAGCAGATGATCCGGGACCACCTGCCCCCGCCAGCAGACGATGTGCTGATCCTGATGTGTGGCCCCCCGCCCATGATAGAGTTCGCCTGTAACCCCAACCTGGACAAACTGGGCTACGGCCAGGACACGCGGTTTGCGTATTGA